CCTTGTATTCCCCGTGCCGGCGGCCGCTGTTATCTGCGCTTGCCATCGAGACTCCTCTGTTGGAACCGGTGCCGGGACCGGACGGTCCCTCTGACAGGGAAAGGCCCGCCGGGCTGATGCCGACGGACCTCTCCAGGTACTGCTGTGTTTCCGGACTGGCTACTTCTTGCCGCCGAAGCCCTTGAAGCGGGCGTTGAAGCGCTCGACGCGGCCGGCGGAGTCCATGATGCGCTGCTTGCCCGTGTAGAACGGGTGCGATGCGGAGGAGATTTCCACCTCGATGAGCGGGTAGGTGTTTCCGTCTTCCCACTCAATCGTCTTGGAGGAGGTGGCGGTCGAGGCCGTCAGGAAAGCGGTGTCGGACGCGAGGTCACGGAAGACAACCGGTGCATACTTGGGGTGGATATCAGACTTCACAGTTTTACCTTCTTTTGGTGCCTGGATTTTGCCAGCCACGGTGTGGTTGAAAGCTTTATTGGCCGTGCATTGCGGCCAGCAACCAATACTAACGCATTTAGGGTTCCGGCAGGAAACGACACGGGCCCGGATTCAGGACAACGGCCGGGTTCCCCAGTGTGTGTTGACGGCCGTGATGGTCGAGGTGACCCCCTGGATCAACCCGGTGATTTCGATCCGCAGCGGACGGTAGTAGTCGTCCAGGTACAACACGAAGGAGCCGGCCGGCAGCACCGCTGATGAGCCTGGCTCCCCGGCGGCTTCCTTTCCGGCTGCTTCCTGCCCAGCCGTATCGAAGCTGCCGCTGAGCCGGGTGTATACCGTTCCGTCTGCGCCGTAGTCCACCGCAACCTGTTCCGCCGGAGCAAGCAGGCCCGCGACCCGTTCGGGCCGCACGGTGAGTTCCGCGGCATCGGCAAGGACAGCCGCGTAGGCCTCCTCCGCAGTCCCCGCAGGGTCTGCGGAAATGTCCGCTTCCGCCTGGTGCAGCACCCGGTGCCCTTCACGGATGCTGATCCCCAGGTCCTCGTCCGTGTCCTGCAGGGTCATGGCGAAGCCCGGAGTCGTCATGAAACGGACGTCGTAGGTGCCGGCGGGCAGCCAGCTGGTGCTGGTCTGCAGGGTTTGGACGCCGCCCTCCCCCGCTGCCATGGCAGCGGAGACACAGGCTCCGGCCTCAGGGCCAGGCATCGGCCCGGGGTCCCGGCGGAGCATCCACTGGCACGCGTCCTGGACTGCCTGCGGCATGCCCGCCTGACGTCCGGTGACATCCACCGGTGACTGTGACGGTGACGCCGACGGTGCAGGTTCCGTGGACGGGACAGGCGCAGGCCGGGGGTGGGCAGGAGCTGCAACCGGCGGCACGGACGGGGACCGCGAAGCTGCAGCCTGGCGCTCCCGCAGCTGATCCGCCGTCGGACCACAGGCGGACACCGTCAGCAGCAACCCCGCACACAGTGCCAGCACGGTACCTTGCCGGGTCTTTGCACGGGATTCCATGGCTGCTCCGCTGGCGTCCTCAGGGGGTCGGTGGCTGGGGCACAGTCTGGCACCTGGGGGGCCGCAGGGTAAGGGCAATGGCCCCTGAACGGGGTTAGGGCCGGCACTCCCAGAACGCCACAGCACTGGCGGCGGCAACGTTGAGTGAATCAACGCCTCCGCTCATCGGAATCCGTACCGCAAGATCGACACCGGCAAGGGTGGTGTCCGCCAGGCCGTCGCCTTCCGTCCCGAGGACCAGGGCCAGCCGCGGGTCGCGCCGGGCGCTGAGCTCATCCAGCGTCAGCGAGTCCTCACGCAGGGCGAGGGCCGCGGAAACGAACCCTGCCTCCCGGAGCTCTTCGAGCTGTCCGGGCCAGTCCGTCAGGCGTACCCACGGGACCTGGAACACTGTTCCCATGCTCACCCGGATGGCCCGGCGGTAGAGGGGATCCGCACAGCGGGGCGTGACCAGGACGGCGTCGACCTGCAGGGCTGCGGCGGAACGGAAGATGGCGCCGATGTTGGTGTGGTCGACAATGTCCTCCAGCACGGCGACCCGGCGGGCGGTAGCCAGCACGTCCGCGAGGTCCAGCGGAGCAGGGCGTTCCATGGCGGCAAGGGCACCCCGGTGCAGATGGAAGCCGGTAATTTCCTCCAGGACCTCCGCCGTACCGACGAAGGCGGGAACATCGGGGAACCGCTCCAGGATGTCCTGCAGGTCGGGCAGCCACTTTTCGGCCAGGAAGAAGGACCGCGGGCGGTGCCCGGCGTCAACGGCCCGGCGCAGGACCTTGGAGGATTCGGCTATGTACATGCCCTCCTCCGGTTCACGCCGGCGCCGCAGGGACGTGTCAGTCAGGGAGGTGTAGTCGGAAACACGGGGATCGCCGGCCGACAGCAGGTACTGAAGGTTCACCCGGGGCCTGCTCCTAGCCGCGCCGGGCGGTGGCGGAATACCGGCCGTCCTCGCGCCGGAGGTCCAGCGGGAGGTCGAATGCCGTGCTCAGGTGTTCTTCGGTGAGCACCTCGTCGATGGGACCGGCGGCCACAACGCCGCCGTCGCGCAGCAGCAGGGCATGCGTAAAGCCGGTGGGAACTTCTTCCAGATGGTGGGTGACCAGCACCATGGCCGGGGCTTCTTCGTCGCGGGCCAGTTCGCCGAGGCGGAAGAGCAGGTCTTCGCGCCCGGCCAGGTCCAGGCCTGCTGCAGGTTCGTCCAGCAGCAGCAGTTCGGGATCCGTCATCAGGGCGCGCGCAATCTGCACCCGCTTGCGTTCACCTTCGCTGAGCGAGGAGAAGCGGCGGTTCATGAAGGTGGACATGCCCCACTCGTGCAGTAGGCGGAAGGCGCGGCGCTCGTCGAGCTTTTCGTACTTCTCGCGCCAGCGTCCGGTCATCCCGTAGGACGCCGTGAGCACGACATTGAGGACGGTTTCGTCTTCCGGGATCTGTCCGGCCAGGGCTGCGGAGGCCAGGCCGATACGGGGGCGGAGTTCAAAAACGTCCACCGCACCCAGGACTTCATCGAGGATTCCCGCTACGCCGCGCGTGGGGTGCATCCGGCCGCTGGCAATCTGCAGCAGCGTGGTCTTGCCGGCACCGTTGGGGCCCATGATCACCCAACGTTCGCCTTCCCTGACCTGCCAGTTCACGCCGTCCAACAGGGTTTTACCGCCGCGGACAACGCTTACACCGGCAAATTCAAGAACATCACTCATAGCACTAGACATTAGGCTAAGGAAAGGGGCATTGGCCAAACGATAGGCCGCAGCGGCCACGTGGCCGCTGCCGGGAATCCCCTGCCGAACAGGTACCTACCCGCTGGACCGAACAGAACGGAAACCATGCCCAACTCCCCTGAATACAGTGTCGTCAGCTACGGACGGGACCTGTCCGACGCGTACCTGGGTGCCGTGCAGGGGGCCGTCACCGGTCTGGGCGCGCGGATCGTGGAGCTGGAGAACGCGGTGGGAGACGGTTACACGGTGTCCAAGCTGTATGTGGCGTACGACGGCGGCCTGGCGCGGCTGAGGCGGTGCGTTGCCGCGGCGGCGGCAGCGGTGCCGGACAAGCGGGGCGGTGAGCACAGTGCCGTGGTTCCGCCGTCGCTGCTGGAGGATGCGCGGAAGCTGCTGGTGATGGACGTGGACTCGACCCTGATCAAGCAGGAGGTTATCGAGCTGCTGGCAGCCCACGCGGGCCGTGAAGCGGAGGTGGCCGCCGTGACCGAGGCGGCCATGCGCGGCGAACTGGACTTCGCCGCCAGCCTGCACGCCCGGGTGAAGACCCTCGCCGGGCTGCCGGCGTCGGTCATTGACGAGGTGGGCGCACGGATCGAGCTCTCGGACGGCGCGGAACTCCTCGTGAAGGAGTTCCTGGCCGCCGGGCACGGGGTTGCCGTGGTGTCCGGTGGTTTCAGCC
This window of the Arthrobacter sp. zg-Y919 genome carries:
- the serB gene encoding phosphoserine phosphatase SerB, with the translated sequence MPNSPEYSVVSYGRDLSDAYLGAVQGAVTGLGARIVELENAVGDGYTVSKLYVAYDGGLARLRRCVAAAAAAVPDKRGGEHSAVVPPSLLEDARKLLVMDVDSTLIKQEVIELLAAHAGREAEVAAVTEAAMRGELDFAASLHARVKTLAGLPASVIDEVGARIELSDGAELLVKEFLAAGHGVAVVSGGFSQVLDPLADRLRLSFRRANLLDIEDGVLTGAVSGEVVDRAVKARSLAEWARTLDVAPGHTIAVGDGANDLDMLAAAALGVAFNAKPAVQAAADAVLNLPRLDVVQHFVKL
- a CDS encoding type B 50S ribosomal protein L31, yielding MKSDIHPKYAPVVFRDLASDTAFLTASTATSSKTIEWEDGNTYPLIEVEISSASHPFYTGKQRIMDSAGRVERFNARFKGFGGKK
- a CDS encoding RNA methyltransferase, which encodes MNLQYLLSAGDPRVSDYTSLTDTSLRRRREPEEGMYIAESSKVLRRAVDAGHRPRSFFLAEKWLPDLQDILERFPDVPAFVGTAEVLEEITGFHLHRGALAAMERPAPLDLADVLATARRVAVLEDIVDHTNIGAIFRSAAALQVDAVLVTPRCADPLYRRAIRVSMGTVFQVPWVRLTDWPGQLEELREAGFVSAALALREDSLTLDELSARRDPRLALVLGTEGDGLADTTLAGVDLAVRIPMSGGVDSLNVAAASAVAFWECRP
- a CDS encoding ABC transporter ATP-binding protein is translated as MSDVLEFAGVSVVRGGKTLLDGVNWQVREGERWVIMGPNGAGKTTLLQIASGRMHPTRGVAGILDEVLGAVDVFELRPRIGLASAALAGQIPEDETVLNVVLTASYGMTGRWREKYEKLDERRAFRLLHEWGMSTFMNRRFSSLSEGERKRVQIARALMTDPELLLLDEPAAGLDLAGREDLLFRLGELARDEEAPAMVLVTHHLEEVPTGFTHALLLRDGGVVAAGPIDEVLTEEHLSTAFDLPLDLRREDGRYSATARRG